From the genome of Pirellulaceae bacterium:
TTCAACAAGAAAAGACGAAGTGGATTGGCTGGTATTCGCAGTCGATGAGCTACTGACTTTCGACTGGCAGCCGATAGATCCAAGAGTTAAAACGACCAACGCAATACTTGAAAAAACTTTCATCTAAACGCTCCAAAACGAAACAAGGGTTTTCAAAACTAAACAGCTTTAAGGCTCGCTGCGACTTCTGCTCGCAGCGCTTTCAGTGCCGGTGGTAACGCACCAACGACACCCAATAGCAGTCCGACACTGCAACCAATTAAAATTGCTACACCGTCGATGCGTAACGTAAATGCACCCATAGTGAACCTCACGGCCAATCCATTCAGCAAGCTCAATGCGATTACCCCAGAAAACAGCGATCCAGCCGCGGATAGTAGCACACCTTCTTGGATCAGACTGATCAGGATGGCGCGTCGGCGATAACCCATCGCCTGCAACGTCGCAATCTCCCTGACACGGCCCGCGACCGCTCCGTACATCATGTTCAGTCCAGCGAATATCCCCGCACTGGACACCAGCACTACTACCAGCCACGCCAACAAACGAACGGGCTTATAATGTTGTTGTAACGTTGCGTAATACTCTGTTTCCGCTATCGCCCGAAGCTCGAGGTCTGTGCGTTCCTTGCAAAACAACTCAACTTCAGCGGGGGAACTGCCCGGCACAAAGAGCAACGCGACCAAACTAATGTCTTGCCGCTTTGATGCAGTTTGAAAATCTGACAACCTGCACCAAATCTCAGATTCATATGCAGCACCCCCGGCGGCGAATCTTCCACTGACGTTCCACGAACGTCCCTCGAATTCAATACTCTTTCCGATGGCGATTTCATCTTCGCTGCTTCCTAGCTTTGCGGCCGCCAATCGCCCTACCATCACCTCGCCGTCACCTGGCCAAGTACCATCGATCAACTGAACTGTTCGTCGAACCAGTGGCGCGGCGAGAGTTACCCCCCGCACCAATCCCAATCCGCCTTCATTGTTTTCGCTTTTAACTCGTGTGCCTGCGTATAACTCCGGCGACGCATGGTTGAGCCCAAATCGCTTGACCGTTCCATCTACACTGGCAGTCAATAAGGATGGTGTCCGGGCGGGGATTGATGAATTCTCAATGTTCTCCTCCGAGTTCACCGAGTAAACCAATACGACGTTTTCGTCGCCGCTTGCGGTCAACGACTGTTCAAGTCCACGAATGAACCCAACCACAACAAACACCAACATAACGACAGTGGCCAGTGCCATCATCGTTAATGCAGTGCGCACGGGTCGCCTGGCCAGATTGCGAACACTGTATTCCCAGGGAAGCAGCATGAAGGGGGTCTTACTTAGGCTGGATCATCACGCTGCGAAAAGTTTTACGCAGCACCGAATCTCAACAAGTGAATCTGAATCGTTGTCCTACCGAACAACACTTAGAAGAAACGCAAAGGCGTTGGCTGGCTCAGATCTGCCAAGATTGAAGCGCTACACGCGCATCGCTACCCGTGAATGCACCCGTCACGACGATTCTCGAATGCCCATCAGCGAAAAACGAACTGACGGGGCTTCGTAATTCGATGTGTATCCGATGAAACCAGCATATCCCATCGGAAGATTGCGGCAGCTCAACCGGACTGGCGACAATCGCCCCCTCGCAAATGCAATTCTTGCACTCACAATCGCTATCATGCGGCTCGGGGGCAGCAGGGATCTCTGTTTCTACGCAGTCAGAGCAACATTCGCACGTCGCGCACGCGCTTTCGACGCTGGAAGCTGGGAGCGGTTGGCAACCCAAACAACTGAGCGGACAGGTCAACAAGTTGACGATTAGGAGTAGTGCTACTAGAGGGGATCTCATTCCTTTAAGAATAGCTCTTGGACGCCCTCGAGGCAATGTCAGCCACCGAACCGCACGGGTTTTTGGCTTTTTGATGCCCCAGGAGCAACGTAAATAGATATTGGCGGGTGACCGACCGCCAATGAATCACTGCTTCATTCGGGGGATTCGGACTTTTCGTTAAAGGTGCCCCAATCGTTGAGTCGATACCAAAGAGGAAGTCCCAGATCGGTTTTCGTTTCCACAGCTTCTGCCCTGGATTGCCCAATGCTTCGCACTCCGTTAACACGATTCGCTCAATGCGCCGTGTTTGTGGCTGCGAGCATATCCGCCTTGATCCCTCCCTCGTCGCTGGCTTGTACGCACTGCCTGCTGCAGGATGTGATTGAAATCGCCGGTTACCACTCTGATTGCGAACATGATCAAGAAGAGCATTCGTGCGAAGCTCCTTGCTCCGAATCGCATGACTCCGACTCTCCGGGCCATCATCCGGACGACGATCACCATTCGCACCGCGATTGTCCGTGCTGCATCGGTGGTTTTGAAAACGCATTATTGCTTTCTGGTTCAGTTAATCGACTAGCCGATATTGCGACGGTCACTCCAGCGTGGTCAGGGTTTGAGTATCAGCAGCGTTCGATGAAGCAATTTCAGCACCTTTATCCCGACAAGTCGACTCGGTCTACCTCTTTGCCAAACGTGCTGCGCATTTGAACCGAGCTTGACGTTAACCATCGCCAATTCTTTTTTGTTCGGATCACTACTGGCACTCGATATCTTTACTCGAGAAAGCCCTTTGCTACTCAGTGCGCTTGCTTCGGAGGGAGCTCCATGAAAATGAACATTGCACAATGGATCGTCTGCTCAGCCGCTTGTATGGCGGTTGGCTGCAGTGGACTGGAGCGACACATCCGTCCAAGCGAGCAAGCAACGGTCTATGCATCCCCAAGTTTGCAAAGCGACGCTGTTAGCCAAAGCAAGACTGGCATCAATACACCGTTGGACGAAGACTACGCATTGCGAACTCAACCGGTTTCGCAAGCCGCGTATGCTCATCAGTCGTCTCAAGCTGCCGGTGTAGTCGAACCCGCGTCCGTTGACGTTGTCATGGTCGATCCAGTGGCCTCGCCTGAAGCCATGGCAGACGGCGCGACGCTCGAAGAACTTCTGTCGCTTGCGTTCGCTAACAATCCCGCCATTAAAGAACTGGCCGCGACGACTCAGATCGCAGCAGGTTATCGCACACAAGTTGGTCTGTACGCCAATCCGATGCTAGGCTACCAGGGCCAACAGTTGGCTGGCGCTGGGACAGATCAGCACCTAC
Proteins encoded in this window:
- a CDS encoding ABC transporter permease; this translates as MLLPWEYSVRNLARRPVRTALTMMALATVVMLVFVVVGFIRGLEQSLTASGDENVVLVYSVNSEENIENSSIPARTPSLLTASVDGTVKRFGLNHASPELYAGTRVKSENNEGGLGLVRGVTLAAPLVRRTVQLIDGTWPGDGEVMVGRLAAAKLGSSEDEIAIGKSIEFEGRSWNVSGRFAAGGAAYESEIWCRLSDFQTASKRQDISLVALLFVPGSSPAEVELFCKERTDLELRAIAETEYYATLQQHYKPVRLLAWLVVVLVSSAGIFAGLNMMYGAVAGRVREIATLQAMGYRRRAILISLIQEGVLLSAAGSLFSGVIALSLLNGLAVRFTMGAFTLRIDGVAILIGCSVGLLLGVVGALPPALKALRAEVAASLKAV